A single window of Flagellimonas maritima DNA harbors:
- a CDS encoding pentapeptide repeat-containing protein, whose translation MFIADKEFQGIDYTQNRLPKGDYENCLFENCTFAKGYLDNQNFMECTFANCDLTNTNIKYTIFKESVFKDSKLVGLRFEDCNDFLLSVQFENCNLTLASFFKVGLKATSFLECRLIEVDFTETNLNKAIFYNCNLEKTIFFQTVLDEADLSTSFNFDIDPEKNSLRKAKFSKEGLIGLLKKHEIKIV comes from the coding sequence TTGTTTATAGCCGATAAAGAATTTCAGGGAATTGATTATACGCAAAACCGATTACCAAAGGGAGACTATGAAAATTGTCTTTTTGAGAACTGTACTTTCGCCAAAGGGTATTTGGACAACCAGAACTTTATGGAATGTACATTTGCAAACTGCGATCTGACCAATACCAATATAAAATATACCATTTTTAAAGAATCCGTTTTTAAGGATTCCAAGCTCGTTGGTCTTCGTTTTGAAGATTGCAATGACTTTCTGTTATCCGTCCAATTTGAAAATTGCAATTTAACCTTGGCTTCCTTCTTTAAGGTCGGGTTAAAAGCAACTTCTTTTTTGGAGTGTAGACTCATTGAAGTGGATTTTACCGAAACGAATTTGAACAAAGCCATATTTTACAACTGCAATTTGGAAAAAACCATCTTTTTTCAAACAGTTTTGGATGAAGCTGATTTGAGCACCTCCTTCAATTTTGACATTGACCCTGAAAAGAATTCGTTGAGAAAGGCCAAGTTTTCTAAAGAGGGACTTATAGGGCTTTTGAAAAAACATGAAATTAAAATAGTATGA
- a CDS encoding DUF6265 family protein — MRQFFMLCFFVTISSKGQNTLSFKKGDISPKASLTEVAWMEGHWKGEAFGGIAEDLWSPPSGGSMMFVFRHILEGKVNFYEIGHFREIDGTLVFELKHFNADLKGWEEKNVVQTFKLIKVDGNRVYFDGFTFEKVTPNEVNIYAIIGGKEQNPKEILFNYKKVLR; from the coding sequence ATGCGACAGTTTTTTATGCTATGTTTTTTTGTAACTATCTCTTCCAAAGGACAGAACACGCTCTCATTTAAAAAAGGTGATATCTCACCAAAAGCTTCTTTGACAGAGGTGGCCTGGATGGAAGGTCATTGGAAAGGAGAAGCATTTGGGGGAATTGCAGAAGATCTATGGAGCCCTCCATCCGGAGGTTCTATGATGTTTGTTTTTAGACATATTTTAGAAGGAAAAGTAAATTTCTACGAAATCGGACATTTTAGGGAAATTGATGGAACACTCGTTTTTGAACTAAAACATTTTAACGCAGATTTAAAAGGTTGGGAAGAAAAAAATGTAGTTCAGACTTTTAAATTAATCAAAGTGGATGGAAATCGCGTATATTTCGATGGATTTACCTTTGAAAAGGTCACGCCCAATGAAGTTAATATTTATGCCATAATTGGTGGAAAAGAACAAAACCCCAAGGAAATACTATTTAATTACAAAAAAGTGTTACGTTGA